The Methanoregula sp. UBA64 genome contains the following window.
CCGGCGGGGAATTTTGTTCCTGCTGGCCCGGGGAAGTATCCGGAGGCGGCGTATCGGGATCCAGCTTGTTCCCCGCGGCATCGTGGCGTTTCCCGCAGTACGGGCAGACGTACTCCATCTTCTGCCGCCGTTCGTTGATCACATCGATAAACCCGGAAGCAAAGATACCGGTCGGCAGCGCGAAAACCCCGATTCCGATAATAAGAACAATCCCGCCAAAGAACTGCCCGAGCGGGGTTATGGGATACACGTCGCCGTACCCCACCGTAGCAAGAGTCACGATCCCCCACCACATTGCATGCGGGATGTCCGGGAACTTATCCGGCTGGGCCTCGTGCTCGACTGTGTACATCAGGCTTGACGAGAAGACCAGTACGATAAGCAGGATAAAGAGCGCAAGGAGGATCTCCTCTTTTTTGTTGACGATCACCCGCTGGAAGGTCTTTGCCGCTTCCGAATACCTCCCGATCTTGAGGATCCGCACCAGGCGCATGAGCCGGAGGGCCCGCAGCATCCGGAGATCGACCGGGATGAACATCGGCAGGTAAAACGGCAGGATGGCAAGCAGGTCGATGATGGACATGGGGGTGAGCGCGAACCGGGCGCGGCCGGTCACCACGGATGAAAATTTCGGGTTGAGCGTGCAGGTCCAGAGACGGAGAATGTATTCAATAGTAAAGATCAGCACAGAGACGACATCGATCGTTACAAAGACCGGGTTATAGAGTGCCGCAAGACCTGCTACGGATTCGAGGATTACTACCGAGATGTTGAGGACAATGAGCACGCTCATGAAGATGTTGAAGCGCGGAGCCCATACGCTGGGGTGCGGACTCTCTTCGATGATATCGAAGACCCGGCGCCGAACCGATTCAACTCTGGCAGAAAAAGAGGCGTGTTCTTCCGGCAAACAGGGTCATCCCCGGAGCTCTATGCAGTAACCATCCGGTGGGCATTTCATCCTTTTATAAATTTTTAGCCGGGTAAAAACACAGGCTCACAGGTTTTATACCGGTACACGACAAATGAATCATGATTCATGGATATCCTTTCGATCATTCTCATCATTGCCGGCCTCTGCCTGTTCGAGACGATTACAAGCATCGATAATGCCATTATCAATGCGGAAGTCCTCTCAACGATGTCAGAGAAGGCCCGCCGCTGGTTTTTGATCTGGGGGCTGCTCTTTGCGGTCTTTATCATCCGGGGCGTACTCCCCTGGCTGATTGTCTGGATGTCCACGCCGTCCCTCGGGCCGGTGGGTGCACTTACCGCCACCTTCTCCAGCGATCCTGCCGTAGTTGCGGCAATCGAACAGTCCGCCCCCATCCTCCTGATCGGCGGCGGCACGTTCCTAGTCTTCCTCTTCTTCCACTGGCTTTTCCTGGAAGACAAGAACTTCGGCCTGCGGGGAGAGCGGTTCTTTGCAGCAAAGGGGGTCTGGTTCTTTGCCATTGTGTCCATCCTCCTTGCCGGGATTGTCTGGCTGGCACTCGGCAAAAACCCGATGATGGCGTTTGGTGCGGTGATAGGATCCACGGCATTCTTTATCGTCCACGGGTTCCGGCAGAATGCGGAGGAGCAGGAACGCAGGATGGTCTCGGGAGACCTCTCCGATATCAGCAAGATATTCTATCTCGAGATCATCGATGCAACGTTCTCAATCGACGGGGTGCTCGGGGCATTCGCATTCACGATGGCGGTTCCGCTCATCATTATCGGGAACGGGATCGGGGCACTTATCGTTCGGGAGATCACGGTCAGGAACGTGGACTCGATCAAGAAATACCGGTACCTCAAGAACGGGGCAATGTATTCGATCTTCTGTCTGGGCATCATCA
Protein-coding sequences here:
- a CDS encoding DUF475 domain-containing protein, whose amino-acid sequence is MDILSIILIIAGLCLFETITSIDNAIINAEVLSTMSEKARRWFLIWGLLFAVFIIRGVLPWLIVWMSTPSLGPVGALTATFSSDPAVVAAIEQSAPILLIGGGTFLVFLFFHWLFLEDKNFGLRGERFFAAKGVWFFAIVSILLAGIVWLALGKNPMMAFGAVIGSTAFFIVHGFRQNAEEQERRMVSGDLSDISKIFYLEIIDATFSIDGVLGAFAFTMAVPLIIIGNGIGALIVREITVRNVDSIKKYRYLKNGAMYSIFCLGIIMILDSFGFEIPSFISPIITFGVVGYFLYMSIRAMPKGEPA
- a CDS encoding ion transporter: MPEEHASFSARVESVRRRVFDIIEESPHPSVWAPRFNIFMSVLIVLNISVVILESVAGLAALYNPVFVTIDVVSVLIFTIEYILRLWTCTLNPKFSSVVTGRARFALTPMSIIDLLAILPFYLPMFIPVDLRMLRALRLMRLVRILKIGRYSEAAKTFQRVIVNKKEEILLALFILLIVLVFSSSLMYTVEHEAQPDKFPDIPHAMWWGIVTLATVGYGDVYPITPLGQFFGGIVLIIGIGVFALPTGIFASGFIDVINERRQKMEYVCPYCGKRHDAAGNKLDPDTPPPDTSPGQQEQNSPPGS